The proteins below are encoded in one region of Candidatus Thiodiazotropha sp. LNASS1:
- a CDS encoding Ig-like domain-containing protein translates to MLLIPFTAQALILDITPTSTTVNEGDGIIPGAVRLTRESNDPAGGCIVAGFISLGGTATFNADYNLAGSALDFEVDLPAGAPSAEDPGGVVILDDAVSEQDETIIITISNAAITTFGCPAGMVINNAANTIITIQDNDTTALQAVDDTASTSANTSVTINVLANDTGTGLSVSSLGTASNGSVVDNGNGTLTYTPNVDFVGVDSFTYTITDGQSTLGTATVTIDVTATAPITNATDDTAFTVTDLAVSINVLANDTGSGISIYSVGTPSNGTAVNNSNGTITYMPNSGFEGVDSFSYTIIDTSDVTASATVTVSVGATNLSDLPTLNNNQQAVADSLDALCSTAQSGELQAKCDAIASLPADQQLQVLDEIVPNDLAAQGSVSVEIATTQITNIRTRLAALRKGAAGLAMNGFHLSIEGQSIPIGTLTDAVINEPRGGGASADGNPRFGMFVNGRINFGDKDASANESGFDFDTRGITVGADYRLNDRLILGGALGVATTDSEFDNSGGKLDNRSKYPPAKPGALVVNRSKRSVKRSLLAP, encoded by the coding sequence TTGTTGCTGATCCCATTTACCGCACAAGCACTCATTCTCGACATCACACCGACAAGCACGACAGTCAACGAAGGGGACGGCATCATCCCCGGCGCTGTACGCCTTACCAGGGAATCCAATGATCCAGCGGGTGGCTGTATAGTCGCCGGTTTCATCAGCCTTGGTGGCACCGCAACTTTTAACGCCGACTACAACTTAGCCGGCAGCGCGCTTGATTTTGAAGTCGATTTACCCGCCGGCGCACCATCCGCAGAGGATCCAGGAGGGGTTGTCATACTCGATGATGCCGTGTCCGAACAGGATGAGACAATCATCATCACGATCAGTAACGCGGCGATCACCACGTTCGGTTGTCCTGCCGGAATGGTGATCAATAATGCTGCAAATACGATTATTACCATCCAGGACAACGATACAACCGCCTTGCAAGCGGTCGATGATACCGCGAGCACTTCCGCAAACACATCGGTGACGATAAATGTCCTGGCAAACGACACAGGGACCGGATTAAGCGTCAGTTCGTTGGGGACTGCTTCCAATGGATCGGTAGTGGACAATGGTAATGGAACGTTAACCTACACACCGAACGTTGACTTCGTCGGTGTTGACAGTTTCACCTACACGATTACGGATGGACAGTCCACTCTGGGTACAGCCACGGTAACCATCGACGTAACTGCAACAGCACCCATAACCAACGCGACAGATGATACTGCCTTCACGGTTACGGATCTGGCTGTGAGCATTAATGTGCTCGCCAACGATACAGGATCAGGGATAAGCATCTATTCCGTCGGAACTCCATCCAATGGCACGGCGGTAAACAATAGCAACGGAACGATCACATATATGCCCAACAGTGGCTTCGAGGGCGTAGATTCATTCAGCTACACAATCATCGACACCTCGGATGTTACGGCCAGCGCTACTGTAACGGTAAGCGTCGGAGCTACTAACTTGAGCGACCTTCCAACGCTCAACAATAACCAGCAGGCGGTCGCCGATAGCCTGGATGCGCTCTGCTCAACCGCACAAAGTGGAGAGCTTCAGGCTAAATGTGACGCCATCGCTTCATTGCCCGCAGACCAGCAGCTGCAAGTGCTTGATGAGATTGTCCCCAATGATCTGGCTGCGCAAGGAAGTGTTTCCGTTGAGATCGCAACAACCCAGATTACGAACATTCGTACACGTTTGGCCGCTCTGCGCAAAGGTGCGGCCGGACTGGCGATGAATGGCTTCCATCTTTCAATCGAAGGTCAGTCGATTCCGATCGGCACGCTCACCGATGCCGTGATCAACGAGCCGCGAGGCGGTGGCGCAAGCGCCGATGGAAATCCACGTTTTGGGATGTTCGTTAACGGTCGAATCAATTTCGGTGATAAAGACGCCTCCGCAAACGAGTCTGGCTTCGATTTCGACACCCGGGGGATCACCGTGGGAGCCGATTATCGGCTCAACGATCGACTGATCTTGGGCGGCGCATTGGGCGTTGCGACTACCGACTCGGAGTTCGACAATTCTGGTGGCAAGCTCGACAATAGAAGTAAGTATCCCCCGGCAAAGCCGGGGGCTTTAGTTGTGAACCGCTCGAAGCGGTCTGTAAAACGGAGCCTATTGGCTCCTTGA
- a CDS encoding TIGR04282 family arsenosugar biosynthesis glycosyltransferase, giving the protein MDQCAILIFAKAPYPGSVKTRLIPALGEDEATRLYTRLLARLVDWTCNQTPFATELWVTSGRDHPLWRQLEAEYDLPIYLQQGDDLGARMGFAAKTALTRHRHVALLGVDCPALTARHIHQTFLWLDNGEDAVLGPAEDGGYVLLGLNNYHKDLFQGHHWGGGDVAASTRAALAGLGWHWRELPQLWDLDRPQDLERLQLGYPEICRS; this is encoded by the coding sequence ATGGATCAATGTGCAATTCTGATTTTCGCCAAGGCGCCATATCCTGGTTCAGTGAAAACACGTCTGATACCTGCACTTGGCGAGGATGAGGCAACCCGGCTCTATACCCGGCTCTTGGCACGGTTGGTCGACTGGACTTGCAATCAAACTCCGTTTGCGACAGAACTCTGGGTAACGTCGGGGAGGGATCATCCCCTATGGCGGCAACTCGAGGCTGAGTATGACCTGCCGATCTATCTGCAACAGGGTGATGACTTGGGTGCACGCATGGGATTTGCGGCAAAAACAGCTCTTACCCGCCATCGCCATGTGGCTCTTCTCGGTGTTGACTGCCCTGCCTTGACTGCTCGCCATATACACCAGACTTTTCTCTGGTTGGACAATGGCGAAGATGCAGTGTTGGGACCTGCAGAGGATGGAGGTTACGTCCTGCTGGGTCTGAATAACTATCATAAGGATCTTTTCCAGGGACACCATTGGGGAGGTGGGGATGTGGCGGCATCGACCAGGGCGGCCCTCGCTGGTCTGGGATGGCATTGGCGTGAGTTGCCGCAACTCTGGGATCTGGATCGACCGCAGGATCTTGAACGTTTACAGCTAGGGTATCCGGAAATATGCCGAAGTTAA
- the flgA gene encoding flagellar basal body P-ring formation chaperone FlgA — MMHGNVTFKAVLGLLLCSAAAISHGESGRHQSHHSIVAAVKDYLLQTVANQNKDAKIVITPLDHRLKLRQCDTPLKTFSPPGGSKMGRTSVGVRCESPAPWSLYVSAKVGLELPVVIAKRDLARGQAITTADVKLEISDTTHLLRGYYESVDQVLGRTLKRALRRDKVVTPTSLVVQKTVSRGEQVTILAAAGGIEVRMQGKAMKNGNPGDLIPVVNVKSKKKLQARVISEGLVKVN; from the coding sequence ATGATGCATGGAAATGTGACATTTAAGGCGGTTTTGGGGCTTCTCCTGTGTTCGGCAGCTGCGATCAGTCATGGGGAGAGTGGGCGCCATCAATCCCATCACTCAATCGTTGCCGCGGTCAAGGACTATCTGCTGCAGACAGTCGCAAATCAGAACAAAGATGCAAAAATAGTCATCACACCGCTGGACCATCGCCTTAAATTGCGGCAGTGCGATACCCCATTGAAGACATTCAGTCCGCCCGGTGGCAGCAAAATGGGGCGTACCTCGGTAGGTGTACGGTGTGAAAGCCCGGCGCCCTGGTCACTCTACGTCTCCGCCAAGGTCGGTCTTGAACTGCCGGTGGTAATCGCGAAACGGGACCTTGCAAGGGGCCAGGCCATCACAACAGCCGACGTGAAACTGGAAATCTCGGATACTACACATTTATTGAGGGGTTATTATGAGTCGGTCGACCAGGTTTTGGGCCGAACATTGAAGCGCGCACTCCGCAGGGACAAGGTCGTTACACCTACCTCACTGGTAGTCCAAAAGACCGTAAGCAGAGGCGAGCAGGTCACCATTCTGGCAGCCGCAGGCGGCATCGAAGTGCGCATGCAGGGTAAGGCAATGAAAAACGGCAATCCGGGCGACCTGATACCCGTAGTCAACGTAAAATCAAAGAAAAAGCTGCAGGCAAGAGTGATTTCGGAAGGATTGGTGAAGGTAAACTGA
- a CDS encoding flagella synthesis protein FlgN, producing MNNPSEACSAFIEILHNEIEQSQRLLDLLRTEYTLLQKGSPQALQGLITEKREQLKQVEAAVATHNRFLEQQGYGTDRQGTETYIQQCSNLESTSETWHRLITLLEACHKQNETNGGAVQLNQRHVSQTLDILKGISQRDKTYGPSGESKPNSTSKSLGKA from the coding sequence ATGAACAATCCATCAGAAGCCTGCAGTGCCTTCATCGAAATTCTGCATAACGAAATCGAGCAGTCACAACGACTGCTTGATTTGCTGCGCACAGAATACACCTTACTGCAAAAGGGATCGCCTCAAGCCTTGCAGGGGTTAATTACAGAGAAAAGAGAGCAGCTGAAGCAGGTCGAGGCCGCTGTAGCGACCCATAACCGGTTCCTGGAGCAACAGGGATACGGTACTGATAGGCAAGGAACTGAGACCTATATCCAGCAATGCAGTAACCTTGAATCAACATCCGAGACCTGGCATCGATTAATCACCCTGCTGGAAGCATGTCATAAACAGAACGAAACCAATGGTGGTGCGGTTCAACTCAATCAACGTCATGTCTCGCAAACGCTGGATATCCTCAAGGGCATCAGTCAGCGGGATAAAACCTACGGCCCCTCAGGCGAATCGAAACCCAACTCCACCTCGAAATCATTGGGAAAGGCATGA
- the flgM gene encoding flagellar biosynthesis anti-sigma factor FlgM, with translation MAVEINSLSSSNLKGTGDSGLVTRSGLPGGKRSATSTTSTRKDRFDMTGSAGKLLELEARIAQMPIVDAQKVEAVQKALATGSFTIDPQTAADKMLAMELTLP, from the coding sequence ATGGCCGTTGAAATCAATAGTCTCTCTAGCAGTAATCTGAAGGGTACGGGAGACAGCGGTCTGGTGACACGGTCCGGTTTGCCGGGCGGCAAACGTTCTGCAACATCGACAACCTCCACCCGCAAAGACCGTTTTGACATGACCGGCTCCGCCGGTAAGCTATTGGAATTGGAGGCACGGATTGCACAGATGCCTATCGTCGATGCGCAAAAGGTCGAGGCAGTTCAGAAAGCGCTTGCCACCGGCAGTTTCACCATCGATCCGCAAACCGCAGCCGATAAGATGCTGGCGATGGAACTGACACTACCCTGA
- a CDS encoding protein-glutamate O-methyltransferase CheR, whose product MYHRSATISPADYEAFKSFLQQACGILLGSGKEYLVASRLNNIIKEAQVDSLGALLDLIRSPAHSRLKVKVIDAMTTNETFWFRDIGHYILLKETILPDLNLKRGGSIRIWSAACSSGQEPYNISMIAEEYQGLKPSAKPVQITATDISSKMLDEARSGLYCGLAVERGLTPEQKKRFFLAKERCLEVKPEIKRRVSFSSLNLAGSYHGLGKFDVIFCRNVLIYFSNELKRDIVDRMANTLNPGGYLFLGSTESINQLTTRFEMKVGHGGISYRLKS is encoded by the coding sequence ATGTACCATCGGTCAGCCACGATATCGCCGGCGGATTATGAGGCGTTCAAGTCATTTCTGCAGCAGGCATGTGGAATATTGCTGGGTAGTGGGAAGGAGTATCTGGTCGCCAGCCGACTGAATAATATTATAAAGGAGGCGCAGGTCGATTCCCTGGGCGCCTTGCTTGATTTGATTCGGTCACCTGCCCATTCACGCCTGAAGGTGAAGGTGATCGATGCCATGACCACCAATGAAACCTTCTGGTTTAGGGATATCGGCCACTATATCCTCTTGAAAGAGACCATCCTGCCCGACCTGAACCTGAAACGAGGGGGCTCGATTCGTATATGGTCGGCCGCCTGTTCGAGCGGTCAGGAGCCTTACAACATCAGTATGATCGCAGAAGAGTATCAAGGCCTTAAACCCTCGGCCAAGCCGGTGCAGATTACCGCTACGGATATCTCGAGCAAGATGTTGGATGAGGCGCGTTCAGGCCTCTATTGCGGTCTGGCTGTTGAAAGAGGCCTTACTCCGGAGCAGAAAAAGAGATTCTTCCTGGCAAAGGAGCGTTGCCTTGAAGTAAAGCCTGAGATCAAACGCCGTGTCAGCTTCAGCTCGCTTAACCTGGCGGGCAGTTATCACGGTCTTGGGAAATTCGATGTGATTTTTTGCCGCAACGTACTCATCTACTTCTCCAATGAACTAAAGCGGGATATCGTCGATAGGATGGCTAACACGCTGAATCCAGGGGGTTACCTGTTTCTGGGGTCCACTGAGTCGATCAACCAGCTGACGACTCGTTTTGAGATGAAGGTGGGACATGGCGGTATCTCATATCGCTTGAAATCCTAA
- a CDS encoding flagellar hook assembly protein FlgD produces MTAITNRYDLYEDIGLTNNSIKQEKEQGQLGLEDFMQLLVTELTHQDPFKPMENSEMATQVSQFATVSGIDDLNNSFNELRSALTSDQALQAANLVGRDVLVESSVGALANGEPLQGSVVLPSSAGNVRVLISDQSGALVRELQLGTHEAGQVAFSWDGYDDAGDYVGDGLYQISAIANVDDAEMAPSTLVSAEVESVNLGGPGGVQLNLGGLGQISMNDVAQIQ; encoded by the coding sequence ATGACAGCCATCACGAATCGATACGATCTGTATGAAGATATCGGTCTGACCAACAACAGCATCAAACAGGAAAAGGAGCAGGGTCAGCTGGGATTGGAGGATTTTATGCAGCTTCTGGTGACCGAGCTGACACACCAGGATCCCTTCAAACCGATGGAAAACTCCGAAATGGCGACTCAGGTATCCCAGTTCGCCACAGTGTCGGGAATCGATGATCTGAATAACTCATTCAATGAACTGCGAAGCGCGCTGACTTCCGATCAGGCCCTGCAAGCGGCCAATCTCGTTGGTCGTGATGTGCTGGTTGAGAGCAGTGTCGGAGCGTTGGCGAATGGCGAGCCGCTGCAGGGCAGCGTCGTGCTTCCCTCCTCGGCGGGCAATGTCCGGGTGCTGATTTCCGATCAGTCCGGCGCCCTGGTCCGTGAACTGCAGCTTGGCACCCATGAGGCCGGGCAGGTTGCCTTCAGTTGGGATGGCTATGACGATGCCGGCGACTATGTAGGCGACGGACTCTATCAGATAAGCGCGATTGCCAACGTGGATGATGCGGAGATGGCTCCCAGCACGCTGGTATCCGCAGAGGTCGAGAGTGTCAACCTGGGTGGGCCCGGTGGTGTTCAGCTCAATCTGGGCGGACTTGGTCAGATCTCCATGAATGACGTGGCGCAAATTCAATAG
- a CDS encoding TIGR04283 family arsenosugar biosynthesis glycosyltransferase, with protein sequence MSNRPDSDTRMLSIIIPCLNEGQGLQRCLFDLQAMRSAGHELILVDGGSSDQGLIGNMESYVDRLLHASPGRARQMNSGALHASGDVYWFLHADSRISDGMDCEILAAVGSKPSWGRFDIRLSGSHSLFRVIERMMNWRSRISGIATGDQGIFVHRRLFEQVGGFPLQPLMEDIEISRRLKRLALPVCLHGPLVTSSRRWESKGIVRTMLLMWMLRFAYWLGVKPKHLARLYTLVPG encoded by the coding sequence ATGAGTAATCGTCCAGACAGCGATACTCGGATGCTAAGCATCATAATCCCCTGCCTGAACGAGGGGCAGGGGTTGCAGCGCTGCCTATTCGATCTGCAGGCAATGCGCTCAGCTGGTCATGAGTTGATTCTGGTTGACGGTGGCAGCAGCGATCAGGGTTTGATTGGCAATATGGAATCCTATGTGGATAGACTGCTGCATGCCTCACCGGGACGGGCGCGGCAGATGAATAGTGGCGCCTTGCATGCATCCGGAGATGTCTATTGGTTTCTGCATGCCGATAGTCGGATAAGCGATGGTATGGATTGTGAGATCCTGGCGGCGGTCGGTTCCAAGCCATCGTGGGGACGCTTTGATATCAGGTTGAGCGGTTCTCATTCCCTGTTTCGGGTCATTGAACGGATGATGAATTGGCGCTCCCGTATCAGTGGCATTGCAACCGGGGACCAGGGTATCTTTGTTCACCGTCGTCTGTTTGAACAGGTTGGGGGATTTCCCCTGCAACCGCTGATGGAGGATATAGAGATCAGCCGACGCTTGAAGCGTCTTGCCCTCCCGGTCTGCTTGCATGGCCCCCTTGTAACGTCCAGCCGCCGCTGGGAATCCAAGGGAATTGTACGCACCATGCTCTTGATGTGGATGCTGCGCTTTGCCTATTGGCTAGGTGTCAAGCCAAAGCATCTTGCCAGGCTCTATACCCTGGTTCCGGGTTGA
- the tnpA gene encoding IS200/IS605 family transposase: MRQVESLSHTRWECKYHIVFIPKYRRKTLFGQIRQELGEVFHRLARQKESLIEEGHVMADHVHMMISIPPKYAVSQVVGFIKGKSAIHIARTYLGRKRNYVGHHFWARGYFTSTVGRDEQVIREYIRHQEAEDRRIDQLQLM, from the coding sequence ATGAGACAAGTAGAAAGTTTAAGCCACACGAGATGGGAGTGTAAGTACCATATTGTGTTTATCCCGAAGTACCGGAGGAAGACGCTTTTTGGGCAGATCAGGCAGGAGCTTGGAGAGGTATTCCATCGGTTGGCAAGGCAGAAAGAGAGTTTGATAGAGGAAGGGCATGTCATGGCTGATCATGTACATATGATGATATCGATACCACCAAAATATGCGGTATCGCAGGTAGTTGGGTTTATCAAAGGGAAAAGTGCGATCCACATAGCCCGTACCTACCTGGGTCGTAAAAGGAACTATGTTGGCCATCATTTCTGGGCCAGGGGATATTTTACTTCGACGGTAGGCAGGGATGAGCAGGTGATTCGGGAGTATATACGGCACCAGGAAGCGGAAGACCGCAGGATTGATCAATTACAGTTGATGTAA
- the flgC gene encoding flagellar basal body rod protein FlgC, with amino-acid sequence MSLFKIFDTAASGMSAQSLRLNLVSSNMANADAVSSSIDQTYRARQPVFQTLLDQSNPDAAASGVRMVGVVESQAPLVQEYSPQHPLANEEGYIFRPNVNMVEEMANMLSASRSYQGNVEVANSAKQLLLATLRMGQ; translated from the coding sequence ATGTCTCTATTCAAGATCTTTGATACAGCTGCATCGGGTATGAGCGCACAGAGTCTGCGTCTCAATCTGGTCTCCAGCAACATGGCCAATGCCGATGCGGTAAGTAGCAGTATCGACCAGACCTATCGGGCCAGGCAGCCGGTATTCCAGACCCTGTTGGATCAGTCCAACCCCGACGCGGCAGCGAGTGGCGTGCGTATGGTGGGTGTGGTCGAAAGCCAGGCGCCGCTGGTCCAGGAATACTCGCCGCAACATCCCCTCGCCAACGAGGAGGGTTATATCTTTCGCCCGAATGTGAATATGGTGGAAGAGATGGCAAACATGCTTTCCGCTTCACGCTCTTATCAGGGCAACGTGGAAGTGGCCAACTCAGCCAAACAACTACTGCTCGCCACCCTGCGTATGGGCCAGTAA
- the arsS gene encoding arsenosugar biosynthesis radical SAM (seleno)protein ArsS (Some members of this family are selenoproteins.), with amino-acid sequence MLETTHLLQPSTFPSISRGKLETLQVNLGFRCNLSCVHCHVNAGPKRKEEMDRRTVEDVLTFLQRKQLQRLDLTGGAPELNENFRYLVKQARELGVQVIDRCNLVILLEKGQEDLADFLARHQVEIVASLPCYLEENVDQQRGKGSYAGSIDALLKLNRLGYGMPESGLQLNLVYNPLGPCLPPPQAPLEAEYRKQLLERYGIHFNQLMTITNMPIQRFGSYLKSKGEFNSYLQLLRDAYQPGNLEYVMCRSLLSVDWRGFLYDCDFNQMLKIHLKTDRSMRPRLRDLFDCELEELQIQVAEHCYGCTAGQGSSCGGALNE; translated from the coding sequence ATGCTTGAAACTACCCATCTATTACAGCCCAGTACATTCCCCTCCATCAGTCGGGGAAAGCTGGAAACACTCCAGGTCAATCTTGGATTTCGCTGCAATCTCTCCTGCGTCCATTGTCACGTGAATGCTGGCCCTAAAAGGAAGGAGGAGATGGACAGGCGTACCGTCGAGGATGTACTGACTTTCCTGCAACGAAAACAGCTGCAGCGGCTTGACCTTACGGGTGGCGCACCGGAGCTGAATGAAAACTTTCGCTACCTGGTGAAACAGGCCAGAGAATTGGGCGTGCAGGTGATCGATCGTTGTAATCTGGTTATCTTGCTGGAAAAAGGGCAGGAGGACCTGGCCGATTTTCTGGCCCGGCATCAGGTCGAAATCGTCGCTTCACTGCCTTGCTATCTGGAGGAGAATGTAGACCAGCAGCGTGGCAAGGGAAGTTATGCCGGAAGTATCGATGCATTGCTCAAGCTTAATCGTCTGGGTTACGGCATGCCTGAGAGTGGCTTACAGCTCAACCTCGTATACAACCCGCTCGGGCCCTGTCTGCCTCCACCTCAGGCTCCACTCGAAGCAGAATACAGAAAGCAGTTGCTTGAGCGATATGGCATCCATTTCAATCAACTGATGACGATTACCAATATGCCGATCCAGCGTTTTGGCAGCTATCTGAAGTCCAAAGGTGAATTCAACAGCTATCTGCAGTTGTTGCGGGATGCCTATCAGCCTGGCAATCTCGAATATGTCATGTGCCGTTCGCTACTGAGCGTTGATTGGCGCGGTTTTCTTTACGACTGTGATTTTAATCAGATGTTGAAGATACATCTCAAAACAGATCGCAGTATGCGACCTCGACTCAGAGACCTGTTCGATTGTGAACTCGAAGAGCTGCAGATCCAGGTTGCTGAACATTGTTATGGCTGTACCGCGGGTCAAGGCAGTAGTTGTGGTGGTGCCTTGAATGAGTAA
- the flgB gene encoding flagellar basal body rod protein FlgB: MNFDDLFGIHERALVLRSQRAEVLAANLANADTPGYKARDFDFKALLNSEMNSSTRLRTTDSRHIQPETGPVPPSQLLYRTPMQPSLDGNTVDTESEHVAYSGNAIEYQASLSFINSKISGIRKAIKGE; encoded by the coding sequence ATGAACTTTGACGACCTGTTTGGAATACATGAGAGGGCACTGGTGCTGCGTTCACAGCGGGCCGAGGTCCTTGCCGCGAATCTGGCCAATGCCGACACGCCGGGCTACAAGGCCCGGGATTTCGATTTCAAGGCGCTTCTGAACAGTGAAATGAACAGTTCCACTCGATTGAGAACCACTGACAGTCGTCATATTCAACCTGAAACAGGCCCCGTGCCTCCTTCGCAACTACTCTATCGCACCCCCATGCAACCATCTCTGGATGGCAATACGGTGGATACCGAAAGTGAGCATGTGGCGTACAGCGGCAATGCGATCGAGTACCAGGCAAGTCTCAGTTTCATCAACAGTAAGATCAGTGGCATACGTAAAGCGATAAAGGGTGAATGA
- a CDS encoding chemotaxis protein CheV translates to MAGVLDSVDQRTKLAGQNRLELLLFHLQGRQIFGINVFKVKEVVQCPKLTELPGSNPVIRGVASLRGNNIPVMDLSNAIGGPRMDNVTDYFIIITEYNRRQLAFLVASVERIVNTHWEDILPPPKGLGRSSYMTAVTNIDDQLVEIIDVEKILSEVLGIDEELKQPVEETGADLSKLKILVVDDSMVARNQIKKVLNEMGIEVVQAKDGSEALNLLLEWSEVGDLNDWLAMVISDIEMPKMDGYSLVTAIRENPKLSDLYVILHSSLSGVFNETMVRKVGADHFLAKFMPDELVGRVTERLKSLV, encoded by the coding sequence ATGGCTGGCGTCTTGGACAGTGTCGATCAACGAACCAAACTAGCCGGACAGAACCGACTGGAATTGCTGCTCTTTCACCTGCAGGGGCGTCAGATCTTTGGCATCAATGTGTTCAAGGTGAAAGAAGTCGTGCAGTGCCCGAAGCTGACGGAACTGCCCGGTTCTAATCCGGTCATTCGCGGTGTGGCCTCACTCAGGGGCAATAATATACCTGTGATGGATCTGAGTAATGCCATAGGCGGTCCCAGGATGGACAATGTGACGGACTATTTCATCATCATCACCGAATATAACCGTCGACAACTCGCCTTTCTCGTGGCTAGCGTCGAGCGCATCGTCAATACTCACTGGGAGGATATCCTACCGCCTCCGAAGGGCCTGGGACGCAGCAGCTACATGACCGCGGTAACGAATATCGATGATCAGTTGGTTGAGATCATTGATGTGGAGAAAATTCTCAGTGAAGTTTTGGGTATCGATGAGGAATTGAAGCAACCAGTGGAGGAGACAGGGGCCGACTTGAGTAAGTTAAAGATACTGGTTGTTGATGATTCGATGGTGGCGCGCAATCAGATCAAAAAAGTTTTGAATGAAATGGGCATAGAGGTCGTGCAGGCGAAAGATGGCAGCGAGGCGCTGAATTTGTTGCTGGAGTGGTCTGAAGTGGGAGACCTGAATGACTGGTTGGCAATGGTGATCTCCGATATTGAAATGCCGAAAATGGATGGCTACTCTCTTGTGACGGCGATACGGGAAAATCCTAAACTGTCTGATCTGTATGTCATTCTGCACTCTTCTTTGAGCGGGGTATTCAATGAAACCATGGTGCGAAAAGTGGGTGCCGACCATTTTCTCGCTAAATTCATGCCGGATGAACTGGTCGGCCGGGTGACCGAGCGTCTCAAAAGCTTGGTTTAA
- a CDS encoding autotransporter outer membrane beta-barrel domain-containing protein — protein sequence MSRSVSFYGNYYPSEHTYIDWIATAGRHDFETERNLSTLSTLTEGDTEGDEIAISLSGGVNFNRGSLLLNAYGRLEHIEVDIDSYQETGGGGLALQYEDQTVESLTTALGARLSNVYSMTWGVLTPSVYLEWEHEFEDDERLITAAFVEDLTTAFSVMTDSTDENYLNYGFGLAATLPRGKSFFFNYESVAGQDGIDNTTIDLGLRIEF from the coding sequence TTGTCTAGGAGCGTATCGTTCTATGGCAACTACTATCCATCGGAGCATACCTACATCGACTGGATCGCGACGGCCGGCCGGCATGACTTTGAGACTGAAAGAAACCTGTCGACATTGTCCACTCTGACCGAGGGTGATACCGAAGGAGATGAGATCGCGATTAGCCTAAGTGGTGGCGTGAACTTTAACCGAGGCTCCCTGCTGTTGAACGCCTACGGGCGACTCGAGCATATCGAGGTCGACATCGACAGCTATCAGGAAACGGGCGGCGGCGGCCTGGCCTTGCAGTACGAAGATCAGACAGTGGAGTCGCTTACCACTGCGCTGGGTGCTCGTCTTTCCAATGTGTACAGCATGACATGGGGGGTATTGACGCCCAGTGTTTATCTGGAGTGGGAGCACGAGTTCGAGGACGATGAGCGGTTAATCACTGCGGCATTCGTGGAAGATTTGACGACAGCCTTCTCGGTTATGACAGATAGTACGGATGAAAACTACCTCAACTACGGATTTGGACTGGCGGCCACGCTGCCACGCGGCAAGTCATTCTTCTTCAACTACGAATCCGTGGCAGGACAGGATGGGATAGACAACACGACGATCGACCTGGGTCTACGAATTGAATTCTAG